The sequence CATAGAATGCAAGCGTTTCATTGAATTTTCCGGAAGTAGCGTGATGGTATTTTACTTATTTGTACTCTCAATTTGGCAACAAGGTCCCCTCTTAAATCCCCATGACCTAGTTAATTGATAGGCTGGGTAGGGGTTAACTGAACGAAGGGAGACATTTCACATGGAGGCCGTTGTCCCAAAGTTGCATAAAGGGGCCGACCAGATAAGAACGCTGCCGTAatcatttgaattttaaaaataatagcaaattactttaaaagcaaattaattgtttttaaatatctttatttttttaaaaaaatttatttatattattgctttagtacaatatttatttattaatattatctttaaattaatgctatcaataaattatttttaaagtatttatttattaagtatggtattatataaattaatattatgaatataattggtattattatttttttttaaaattattgtataacaaaaatttacttattaatgaatataatatttaaaaatattttttaataattataattattatctaattcaaaattaatttattagttaataaaatattaaaatttaattaatatgctatcttttaaaataataattatttaattaaaaaattaatttattaataatatattatttattaggatTAGAACGAGTATAATTAGGaatgtattttattaattaataaattaatataaaaaattataaaattatatataaatttgaacttTTATGAATCAAAAATAGTacacatgttaaaataaaagttatatatattaaaaattaagcatacatattaaaaaaatttaaatttaaaaattaatatatattatataatatatatatatatatggtccGAGGAAAAATAGTctttaaaactcattaaagctaaatttgaaattagagGACAAAAGTTGAAGTCGTCTTGAAAGAACAATGATGAAAGTACCTTCCTGTCCCATCTCCTAATCACTATTGTCTATATCAAGACCAAAAACAAATATTGCGAGTAACAATTTGTATCTttcctttatatttaaagtttGCTCTAAATTATCTAAAATGTGTAAAATCGAATCAAATAAACTACAATCGGCTTTGGTTAACGGGTTCAGTTCAGAACTAACATAGAACTATACGTGGAAGAGCCgattaattcaatttcttatCGAATTTAAATCTTgtaatataaactaaaaagatcggatatgaaaagtaaaattcatttacttatgagcatctattattttattttcatatattgaaattctttttatgaaaaCCCAAGAGATTTTGCTAGAAAACaagtaaaatgaaatagaTCAAGTTCTTTCTAATAAAGTAGTCACATTTACTCCCTCTCATTTTCTTGCTGGTTAGATTTTGTTGAAGCTAATATTATACGTACTTCGACTAATTATCTCGTTTCGCCATATCTCAAAAACATTCATAGGCATAGAAATATGTTTAACCACTCAATCCCaagaattgaaattgaaataatagaTTAGTGAACATATACAGCAACCGAAAAGTGGTTCCTGCAGGCTAATTCTCTCCTTGTTGGTTGCTGCAAATTGAATTCCTCAAGCTTGAAAGGACCTGGTGTTCGAACCCAACAAATCTCCAGGGAGATGCCGCTTGGTACCATCACCAACCATCTCTATTGAAGCCTAAGAAATTGTACTTCCCTTTCCTCATTCATACAATCAAGTTCCTACTTATGTTGGCAGACAACGAAAGCGACGAGTCACCCATTGGGGAATACCGACCAATAACATGTCGTTTTTGCGTCAAAAGACAGGTCAATAAGAGATCTTGAATTTGTTCAATTTTCATATCTGCCCAATCGTATCCCAAAGCTTACCTACTTAGCTCACCCTCTGCATAATATAGCCCACCAAACCTAAGAATGGACCAGAtttcatgttgttttcaagaTAACTGTGTATTTCACAGTTTCATTCCGAGATACCTATTTCAAGCAAAATGTATACATCTCTATTAccaaatattattactaaGCTATTGTCTTCACCATCTCATTTTACTGGCCCTCACATTAATTATGAGACCTGCAACATTTAAGattcattttattgtttatagcCTGTTAAGCGTCCTAATAAATAAGCAAGAGATTTGCATATTCATAAGCATatattttgtcttttctttttcttattaatccGTCGatataatacataaatttattgttaatcATTGTTTAGCATCCTAATAACGAATAAACAAAAAACttgcatattaaattatttaaactagctttcttttttattatctttctgccgactatataattaatcttttcaatAATGGTCTTTATGATGCATCTTTCACATAGACAGGAAGTAGCCAAAAGCTCTTCTAAATTCGACCCATCAAAAGAATATTTTCACTTggcatttataaaaatatggtCGTTATATTGGTGATGATAGAGTTGATTCTTATAGGCATTTCAGTTAATCATGCTTTTACTTGAATATTGACCAGCCGGCTGTGAGCAAGCCTCGCCTCAACCTCTCATGTGCTTGAGGATTGCCCCAAGTGTATTTGTTGTTGATTACAATGTCGAAAATTCCATAGCATGCCATAGGATTCCAGCtagagggttatttttttcctttctctctcttcttcttcttcttatttttaaatgtttaattAGTGTTTTCTTTCCTAATGACGATTAGATTACTCAAGAATTACGTAATTAGGTAGTCTAATAAATTTCGTAATTCttgactctctctctctctctatatatatatagcaacTGTTTATGTAGAAAATAGTTGTCTCAGTGCTTATGAATTCCCCCATTTGGTAGTTGAGAAGTCGCTGTAATGTGTGCTTGGTGATGTTTGAGGCATAATTATGCATTTTACTCTGTGGATGCTCATTATCAACGCAAGTTGGGATACTTCAATTGGCTTAAAAGTAATTGATCCAGTTAAAATGtcattcaaataattttaatatagtttatttgAGTTAGCTACAAAATAACAGTAGTAataacttgaaaaaaaaaaaaaaaagtggaaCAAAAGAGTAGAAAGTTTCAGCTCCTTAGcctaatgtaataatataaacctTATCACGTTAGAAATACTTTTGGGGTCACCAAATCATATCTACCGTTGTTAGGGTGAAGTTATTTTATAGTCAAAATGAATTCAATCATTTCTCTGTTaatgtaaatttatttggtcCATAAATTAATGATTAGGGTAAAGATATGATCACTTGGGATGtgaaattatctttattaagaCACTGAAAAAAGTCTCAACTATTAAGATGGGTCATTTACACTAATGGAAGTGATTGAGATGATAGTTGTCATTCATTAGGAACAAATGGAAAATCAGggcaaaattattattattactttacTAAATATATACGACACAATCATACATGATGTATGTAAGTATGCACGGATAATTCTGACAGACATCCTACGTTGTTTATGATTGAAATTGAATCTTGATTAATCTTTTTGAGGACATCCTACTAActacacacacacatatatgtatatatgacTGTAGAAGATTACTCAATGTAAAAGACTAAAAGCTTTAAATCTCTGCCTATCGGTGATGGATCAATCCTAAATGCTAATGTGTGCCTGATGATGTTTGATGCATAATTACGCAGTTTACTCTTTGTATGCTTATTGGTAAGGAAAGTGGGatcattttattgattatatggtatataatcattataatcattaaactctaaaaaaagtaatatattttaatacagaAACGAAAAGGAGAAACTTTTCAAAACTGTAATAGTTCATCAACGTAATGTAATTATGCAATATACGACcaaaataattgtttgattCGAGAGAAACTCTATAAAAGGCGTTATGTGACGTAAAATAGCTCAAACAGAAAACatagtattttaaaaacaaaGACCCATatcacaaaaaagaaatgctGCTTTGTTATTGTTCATTAAGTTGTTCCTATAGACTCTTCAGTGGgggtatataatatatatatatgttagtGAATCTAAACAACTCTTATTGGAACTGGATGTAATCATTTTGGATGTGAAAACTGAAATATATTTCTATCAAACTATTGGCATTAATTTTACCTATTACCAAAATGAAAGAGACTAActaaggatatatttgtaacccgcattaaacaataaataaaaaaacttaaaacttGATACCATAGATTTGATGACTTCATATGATGAATTCttggaataaattttgaataaataatagtaGGAATATGAAGCGAAAAAGGGCGTTCTAACATGGATGTCGATGATCCTTGCTTGAATTGAATAACCATATTAAAAAGTAGCGGAATCGAAATAGTtgaaagtttttataaccgaaCTGAACTAATccgaaatttttttactaCTACATTATAGTACTAATTCCTTAGTAATAACTGTACTAGAACCGAACCATTTTGTACTGACTCGAACCAAACCGTAGAACCAAAATGTTTACATATATTcattagtaattatatattatataaaaaatacctataaaaaattaactatattacaatatactttatattctataaaaaaaatgatatatatgtatatataatatttattgtatactatatattatattactaatttacTATCTAATCaagtttgttcttttttttactaatatcACTTGCTGTAGCAGCCAATTCCATGTCTCAAATCTCAATTCATAGACTTATCCTCTCACACTTAAGCTCTAGATTTACATATCCTAAGCTAGCTGCATCTCTCatacttaaaattaaacttgTATTATAGTACTATATAAAGTTtgtaattctttatttttaatgctagccatttacaaaatattattatgctagcaataacagatattttaataatttatatttaaacaagaaattattatatttgtgagtggaCTAAATTGCAAAATAAGTTATTCAAGAATCTAATTCCAATTCTCATACTAGTTTTATTCGGATGTCAATCATgcttttttaatgtatttgattatagATAAGATTTGAAGTTGTGTTTTCTCTAGATGTGAGAACCAAAAATAGCACCGAACTGCATTGTattgaacaaaaaaaattaatttaattcggTATGTTGTCATTTATATTTGGTATGGTACCGGtcctttaaatttaaaaaataaaaccaaaatttAGTATACTACTAGTGGTTTATAAGTAACTGAATTGGACCAATCCGTGCTTAATCCTAATTCTCAACTATACTAGCTTAGAATCTCTCATGTCCATATCAAATATGATATATTGTGTTTTATAATTTCcactttaaaattataataaaatgaatgaaattatatatagagatggagatttattaaatgataaaattttaataattgatttaaaattaataaataagattatgcaAATATGACCTGCGATATtatctagaaaataatagggTCTCAATTCTATTTAATCTATTGCCTTTGAGATTTTATTatctactttatttttttagtttagaTTTGACTGTTGAGAAAAGTATTGTATTtacaatatatattactttcaattataattctatagATAGAAAGAGTAGAgaataaatttagtttatatatgaATAGAACCTCCGGATGTTTTTGACTGTTGAGAAAAGTATTGTATTTacgaaaataaattttgttgtcttttaattcatgtgaaataatttctttaagaaTCTAATTTTCCATGAAGTATACTTTCCAAAAAAGATAGACTATTTATATCGAAGAGGGCTTTAGTTATCCCAGTCTGCTTCAGCTGCATGTTCATATCTCTTTATGGTTGAATCATGATTTGAGTGGTCCTTTTATGACCGAGTTGTTCCGATTTAGtccattttcttataaaaaagatttaagtCTCCGagtctttaatatatatatattcttacaAAAAGCTAGGCTTTAATATTTcgcagaaaaagaaaaagaaaacataacaATAATACATAAGCGAAAATAAATCTTCTTTAATATACTGCTATAGTTCAAAAACTCCAATTATTTGGGTACTGGATcgtctattattattatatttggaagaagaaaaataatgcagATACAAAAAATGCTTAAATACAGGAAAAGTTTCGAcactatattattaaatattaaaagacaGACAGAAAAAGTTTCATAATTAATTgaccaagaagctacaaggaaaaataaaatgttataaTTAACATGCATGTTTGAACTTCTATGACTGGTCGTTGAGGCTGATCATGAACTCACAACTCCTGCAGTTGTGGCTAACCCTAAACCAGACAGACCCAACCAAACAAGCAATCTCTTCTTCAGCTACCTCACCACTTTGAGTATGGTGTTCCTTTCCATATCTCTTCCTCCAcctagaaaaatattttataattataacgCAGTTTTTGGGATATACAAGAAGATATGTATCTTGAATGCGTATTATTCTTGATAGGGGAGAACTTAGACGTGGTAAACGTAGCATCAATTCGATTGTTGGGGGAAGTTGAACACGTACCAAGTGTTTTTCCagaatttattttcaagatCGGATTCAATAAATTTGGTTGGTTTTGTATCaccttcttcttttccttatgGAGCGAGTACAAACTTAAAATGCCTCTTATCAAACATggacaaaaatatataattacaaagGCTCttacattaatttatatcaagGTATAGTGCAGTGACTTGCAAGTTATTCGAAACTTGCCATTTGATGTCTACCACTTGACAAGAAGACAGAAGATGCAATTAATATAAAGGACAACGAGGAATTGAAGCTGTTATGATTATACAATTGTGGCTACCAATTACTTAGCTTGACGAATTGGATTAATATCTATAAACTAGCGGCTATCGGGagtttgaaataatttaattagcaAAAACAATTAATAAGGTATAAAGGTTAACTTTCTTTAAAGTCTAAAGAAGTGAATGATAATAAAGAGGGTAAAGGGTCCACATTTGGACTGTATTAACCTAAGCTTAGAGATATAAGTCAAACACCAATAAATTGGATTATGAACTACCCCCTATTTGCCTCTATGACAAAGCTCAACATCTTGATCTAAACTTTGACATGGAAGTTTCTTTTAGGAAGACAAATGTAACGAGGGGATGATGCTAGTCGCCATGATCAGAACTAGggtttttagaaaacttgttcaAGATAATCATCTTGGTAAAGATTTTGATACTTCAACCAATCAAGAAACCACGAAAGAACATTGTTCTTCTTGTTCATGAATTCATTCGAAAAAACCAGAATGTTTCTTGAAGCTTATACATACGTGTCATGTAGTTTGTAATGGTGCGTATTGCCGTTCTTATATATAAACGTATATATAATGTGCGTGTCAAATGAAACTTGATCATTTTCATGGCATGCTGTTTTGCCAAGATGTGCACGCATGTGAATGAGAACGATATTAAATATGCTTAGCAGATAATTATGGTTAAGATGACCAATAACTGATATTTACAATCATGAATTATGACTAAACAACTTATAATTGGCAATCTAACCAGGATGCTCAttgtttaatataataaaactaatagaaccaagtaaaaaataaaaaataaaaaataaatgggaaaattaaaaggtgtatatatatatatatatgactgCTAATATGGAAAATAAGAGTGAATAGTGAGAACatgattttctttaaaacCGTCATTTGGTGAATGATTAAAAGAACTTAGAAGATAAGTAGATTTGGCAAGTTGTTAATGACTCCTCGCTATTGTTCTTTGATAGGGAAGCAACTCATGTAATGCATATTAGAAGGAAAACATGGAGATTTCTTgacatttattattatcattattatttctgGTTCCAGGTTTTGACAATTTTCACTTAGCACTACCCTATCTTAAGACCAAACTAAACACTATTTCTAATTTTGTAGATTTCCtcctatatataataaacataatattaatatcttCCTCTTGTTCACTACAGGTagaggtatatatataaatatatgcgAGATGGAATATAAATATCCAACAAAACACTAATTGTATTTTGAAGATTTTGACTTAATTAATTGGATTTAACTATGCTTGTTTATTTCATAACAGATATCAGAATCTATTTATAAACTAATGTTTGAAATGTTACTTAGAAATTTGACCTTTAAGTTGAGCAaaatcttttccttttgttgatgaaatgaaaatatacaCCTAACATAGTTTAAATCCTAAGATTGATGAAATGATagttactttttaaaataaattgctcatcataataattatagattCTGATAAATGGAAAAATCCAAACTCAAATCTGACAAGCCTACAGTTCTTGTACTGAAACCAATCTCTATTTTGGTACATACGTACTTGGTGTTTTTCACGtattctttcatatttttcctCCTTTAGCCGAAACCAGTTGCAACTTGCAAGGATGATTCCCAGAGTGTGAAAGTCGTTCGAATTCTTTGGAGGATAATTTCTATAGAGGTTTTTTTATCGTTGCTGATTGGATTATTTTCCCCTCCAAGCAACAACCCATATTTTGTCCCTAACCTATTATTCTCGGTCTAATTTTGTGTCTCTCAATTTCAGGGCAGAAATTTGTGGTTCGTTCGTTCAAGGTTATCAGCCTGCTAAATAATTGGAACAACAGTAGAACAAGTAAATGTGTCGGACGGGTATCagtcaaaattttattaatggttTCTCATAGCCTCACTTATCTAAACATATCTCTGGGCTGTGCAAGtggtaaaagaaattaaagattacCATATATAAACTGCCCTTCGCTTAACCAGAGAAAGAAACTGtgataagaaaaattaaaggtGATGAAATATATGGTCAATGTCCAATAcataaagaaaattgaaaaccCAACAGAcagatttttctttgaaaatcaAACGGTTAATTAAGTtgttaatactaaaaaaaaaaggaatttatGATATCAAAGGTTATCCTAAATAAGGACACGTAAACGTGGTGATGACGAAATGGGTGATGGAATGGTTGAGTAAGAGTGCAACCAGGAGGAGTGGGGTTGTGTAGGAAAATGGGAAGAAATATTGtcttagtttctttttcttttgtgtgtTAATTAGATGTAAAATAGGTCACTCCTTTTGTCACCTATCATTGTTTGTCACTCAAATATTTCTGTATACCCTAACGAGCCATTTTTAGTTCCCATATCCCTTTCACAAACCAATGGTGGTCCcctcttctcttctttcaattttcttttttaaaaattaaattaaatttatatatccattccaattaatctattaattcAAATGGGTCCAGAAATTCAACTCCATCATGCTACTCCGtatgttaaaaaagaaaattatctcctaaattaataatcagaATAACAAAATCctatgtggttattttttttctaaaacaaaagaaattcttgattaaaataatttattaatttattttgcacTCTAAACATGTGTGTTTGTGTTATattgtatataaataatacagaAAATGTGTGCATTATTTGAGGGCAACAGAGTTGAGGGCTTTATTATATAAAGGTGGCTGTGGGGCTTTTGAGTCTTTACAAGCAGTGTTGGTGAATGGTGAGGACTTTTCTTTGCATTAGTAGTGGAACTTTCTTGAATTGAAGCTATAGTGGTCTAGTGCATGCGCTAGCTTGGCTTGTGTGACATGGGCCGGCAACCTTGCTGTGATAAACTTGGTGTCAAGAAAGGGCCATGGACAGCTGAAGAAGACAAGAAACTCATCAACTTCATTCTCACCAATGGCCAGTGCTGCTGGAGAGCTGTTCCTAAGCTCGCCGGACTCCGGCGATGCGGCAAGAGTTGCCGTCTTCGTTGGACTAATTATCTTCGTCCTGACCTCAAGAGAGGTCTTCTTACAGAAGCAGAAGAACAGTTGGTTATTGATCTCCATGCTCGTCTTGGCAATAGGTTAATTCCATTCTTTCAACTTCATGCATTTAATTAGTGATTCTACTGATGGCGTTTGGTGCGGTGGCTATTATGattgtttaatttctttctccaTGAAGAAGATAAATATAATGCGTTTTGAAGTCAAGTGTTTGAATAGGTGACTTGTAGTTAGGATCTCTACATTTCAGGAAGGTGCACCTAATCATCATGTAAGATATGCATAATTAGTCTGCTAACCAAGATGTGATTGATTGTGATAATGATATCTATAATCTTTATCATGATAATCGTTACTCAGACCAAATTCCTTATAAATTAGATATGTACTTACGAGCAAATAAGAAGGTGGCATGAGGATAGAGCTATGAGAATGAAGTTCAAGAATCACATTCCATATTTGTTTCTAAAAATTAGCTTAATTCTTTATGGTGCATTTTATATCTGCTTAATCACCAAATCAAAGAACTCTCGCAGTTTTTCCAACTCTTGCAATTCTCGGTTtacttgtttttctttgttttaattaatatggtTATGGTTTTCGCTTATAGGTGGTCCAAGATTGCGGCTAGATTGCCAGGAAGGACAGACAATGAAATCAAGAATCATTGGAACACCCATATCAAGAAAAAGCTTCTCAAGATGGGAATTGATCCTGTAACACATGAACCTTTCCACAAAGAAGCCAAGACTGAACAAATCTCATCACATGCTGATAATTTTTTGCCGGAAACTACCAATAACATGGacaataacaacaacaacaattcCCAAGAAAATAACGATGGCAACGTTAACTCCTCGGAGGACAATTCAAGCTCATCGCCACATGAAAATTGTTGCAGCGATGAATCAGTTTTATTAGATAGTATTTGCAATGATGAAACTTTATTGAATAGCTTGTGGATGGACGAACCTTTTCTAGTGGACGCATCGTGGAGCCATAACAATgatattaacaataataatccTCCAGCAATGGAAAATACTGATATGGGTTTTCCATATTCATCATGGGAAGATAATTGCACCTGGTTATTGGATTGTCAAGATTTTGGTGTCCAAGATTTTGGATTTGATTGCTACGACAACAGCATCGAATTTAATGCATTAGAGATGGAAGACAAGCGCTAGCATATGTATAATTCATGTACATATCATGAATATGATAGAGGCAGGTAGGCTCTTCATCCCACAGGACCCACACCAGCTAAAAAGCTCCAACCTGAAAACTATGGTACGGATCCAAGTATGAAGTTAGGTTCTCATCAAGTgctgtatttctttttcttatgctTCAGATTGGTGTTGGTGTTGGAGGATTGAAGTAAACctgctttttatattttgaggTTTCTCACCAACCAAAGTCAAAACAGTGATACCAAACCAAAGATCATTAAAATGTGACATTATTATTCTTCATGCTTTTACTAAATGTTGTAATCTTATGTGTAAGATGTAATAGCTAGGGACAGGTTGGGGCACTGTcccacaaaagaaaaaagaaaaaaaagaattgctaGTGGCCTTTTCAGgaaattaattatacattTGTACATAGTGTTGTATGATCACAATGCAAATGAATTGGAtaagtattatttattgttcTAAATAACTTTGGTGGGAATGCAGATCCAGCAatctttttaaagttttttaaacttcaaatttatttctgttttcttatgtatatgccttttctattcttttaacTACCATTCTAGCTACTCCAAGCTCCACAATATtgcattttaaattatgtttttacatattaagaaattcCATAAATTGAAACTACTCCTGAGCCTGATTTCTTCCTGTGGCTTAGGCCCTGGTAatcaccaaaaaaaaaaaaaaatctttcatCCTATTTCATTTCCTGTTTTAATGTTTTGCTGGTATTATAATACTTAACAATATATGATTTGGTAGGATTATATTAGATTTTCCATTTACTGAGTGCCTTGATTCTTGGAAGTAGGTTAATTATTAAcggaaattaattaattaaattgaattaataatttatttatatgcgTCAGCGACGCATAGGACAGCTTTTATATTAAAGCATGGCATATCCATTTAAAAGCAAATATATGCCCTATTTAAAATTGtactttatataatattcatcATATACCCTTTTAAAATTGCAATGTTTCAATGGCAACTATATACATAGTAAAAAGATAATCCAAATAATTCAAGTGTGATCTCTCTTCACTTATTGAATTGCAACGCGTGGCGCAACCAGGATGCTCTTATGAGCTATAAATGCATAGCTTAATGGTGTTAAAGTAGATGATAATGTAATTTAAAGTGATGGCAATCCATCATTAGGGTTTTCGTTATAGGAATTAACTTGTTTATTTAATCTTCTCGTCAACAGGATCTTCAAGAGAAAACAAATGCATTTTGAGCAGGCTTGGCAGCACTAATTTAATGGCAGTTAAAGCAATTAACTGGATCATGATCTTTTTACATGATAACATTAGCTAGCTCTAGTTCTTTGTGGTGCTGAATATCAATTTCGACAAAGCACTAT comes from Ricinus communis isolate WT05 ecotype wild-type chromosome 5, ASM1957865v1, whole genome shotgun sequence and encodes:
- the LOC8272127 gene encoding MYB-like transcription factor ODO1, translating into MGRQPCCDKLGVKKGPWTAEEDKKLINFILTNGQCCWRAVPKLAGLRRCGKSCRLRWTNYLRPDLKRGLLTEAEEQLVIDLHARLGNRWSKIAARLPGRTDNEIKNHWNTHIKKKLLKMGIDPVTHEPFHKEAKTEQISSHADNFLPETTNNMDNNNNNNSQENNDGNVNSSEDNSSSSPHENCCSDESVLLDSICNDETLLNSLWMDEPFLVDASWSHNNDINNNNPPAMENTDMGFPYSSWEDNCTWLLDCQDFGVQDFGFDCYDNSIEFNALEMEDKR